The Zeugodacus cucurbitae isolate PBARC_wt_2022May chromosome 4, idZeuCucr1.2, whole genome shotgun sequence genome includes the window CCAAGTCGTACAGTTTTTCGTCACTGCGAATCGGCTCTTAATATACAGCAAAATGTTAATCAGATGggtgttttgaaattaaaagcaCCACCACGAAAGTTTACTTGCAACTAATATAgtgaaatgttaaatattcaattttgtaGTGCTTTGTTTAACAACTCATAAATAACTGtgtatttgttttgcaattcaTAAATAACTGTATCGGTTTTGCTAGTATTGATTATTTAAAGAACAATGTGGAAAGTTAAATATGCAATCCTGTAGTGGTTCGTTATAAATAACTCTGTATCTGTTTTGCTACTattgattatttaaataatttttcatctgAAGTAATTGGAAATTGATCTGGAAATTATTGGACATTAGCCTGGaaattttgtttagaaaataattataataatcataaatttttgcaagttaaattaaattaaatcgaataaaaagatcaaatatttttataggcaCAATATGCAAGGGATTTCCTCAGATTTCCGtaccttaaaattaaattaatttccataCATAAGCAAATCCAATACATTTCagcaaaattaaagtaaaagttatttaattagCATATACATATTGAGCCCAAAAGGCAAAATcttatttgttttatgttgtaGATTTCATCTCAAACAATAACTTGGTTTTTTGTATTACTGTTTTTCATATTGTTTCCTTTCATCCTAATTTTCATTAAGCGAATGTTAtaggttatgtgaaaaaaaaattgtgtataaaatgaaaGTGATTCAGTATCTTATACTGATTagttgatttgtttttgtttttgaagaaataattaTAGCAACATAGATAAAAGCATTTGTTATTCAATTAATCACTTTTCACAGCACTCGGTATTTGTTCTGCGCATTATTAAGCCAACAGTATTCCTTGCTAACTAATTACTTACTgcaaactataatttttcaaatatgttatCATAAGTTGTATAAGTCACAAAAATACATTGTAAGTTTTGTTTAAGCTTTaatacgtgtgtatgtatgtacgataataataataataatcgaaattattcgaaaaatgcTTGTATtgcatttgaaatgaaattatatatacaatactgTAACTGAactatcaattaattaattaaaacacaaaCCGAATgtagttaaatataattatttacataaaatgaaCTATTTGTGTTTTGAAATGCGAAAAACGTTTAACATTACGCTGATAGCTCTTTTGGATATAAATTGCTATAGTATTGCACAAATTCAGCACATTGCTCGGCTAAAACGAAAAAggaacaaataatttatttataaaagtaaaagaaGAATCAAATAACTCACATTTCAAGAAGTCCATTGTGCCACGTTGGCGTAGATTTCGCAATTGGAAGTATTTGAAAACGCTGTGAAATACCAAAGCATCCTTAGCCTTTTGTGCAGCTTCTAGGAATTTGCGTGCCGATATGGTGTCACTGTTCATCGAATTGCGTGCCAAACGTAAGGCATCCAATACTTTACCCTGTCCCAAGAGCACCTCGATTATTAtctaataaatatgcaaaatatattaatttattattctattaaTCAGTCATATACAATGTATACTTACATCATGCGCTTCGATCTTACTCAACATGTCGAGTGCAATTTGTGAAATAGCCGCATCAACATTGGAATGTGAAAGCAAAAAGCAAGCAATTGGTTTTGATTCCAACAATAGCGAGTAGCTGACTAAATGCCGCAATGTATCAAAGCTGCGATTGCGTATAAGTTCACTTATAATCATCTTACTAAGATCCTCCTGCGCAGCGATATTATGTTTGTTCAACGAGTATAAATATAGAATTAAAATCGTTTCGGCATTTGCATGCTCACTTATGGGTTGGAAGACGTATGTGAACATGTCCTGCTGTTCAATAAGCACTTTTGGAGCTGGTGGCAGTTTTACAGTTGTTTTAACATTTGATGGTTGGGCAGTTTGCGTTTGGAGTTCCAATTGTACCCATGAACTAAaatagattttatatatataatttacaattataGCATCTAATTTAGCAAACGTATGTACTTACGCATAAACCTTATTGATCTTATTAAAAATGGTTTCCAGTACCGGCAATAGTGTACCTTTGTACTGTTCGTCTACCATTTGGTGCAGCATTTTTAAAAGTGCTTGTTTGCCATTTGTACGCTGTAGTAAGAACTCTGTGAGCCGTATGCGATCAGAAATGAGTGTGCAAAGTTGTTCTACGTTAAGATTTAAATACCACATACAACCGAGCTTGGCATCGATTACAATATTCGGCTGAAATAGCACCCAATGCATAGAATCTGTAACCAAATcaaattttagataaaaaaaattgcaaatttactgttatttcaaaataattacacAATTCGCATTGCATTGTTTGTCCGTCTGGCGATAAGCTTGGCAATTTCAGCGCAAAAGGTCGAATCGATCGTCCTGGCGTAATGGGAGTGTGATATGTGATACCATTTGCTTGTTCACCAGTTAAAGCAATGTCAAATAAAAGTGATGTAGCCGAAGCCTGATGATGTACAACTATTAAGTTATCCACTGTATTGATTGCAAATCGTCCAACATGACCAAGTCTAAGCACATGACATTTACGAGGTGCTAAGCCGGGTCCATTAAGCAGATATACTTCGACTTCCATCATACCTTCAGTGTTTGCTTGTAAGAGAAACACTGCCATTGTACCATATACCTGCCCCAGCGTTACTTTACTCTCCTGCACTTCATTATTAGTGTTGGCCACTGAAAAGTATGAATGTGTTTCTTTTATATGGCATATTGCAActttaaatatcaaataatacATACTTTCCAGTTTTGGCAGCTTAGTTATAGATCTCTGTTTTATTAAGATTGGCACTAAAGCGTTGTTATCCGTTGAACAAATAAGTGCAATATTCGATACAGTACACCATGCAAACCATTTGATACCGATATTCAATGATTTTACGCCACGCAATTGACGCTTTTCTGGCAATACAGTGAATATCTCGATGCTACTATTGGAGATTATGGCAACTTCGCGTGTATGAACCCATACGAAACCATATACGAGCGCTTTAACCTGATGTACAATACTTTCCTGTAGTAATGGCTGGTCGCCTTGAAAGCAGATGAATTCAACGGCATTTTCTCGACGTTGTACTGCCAAAATTTTGTTGTCTGGCGAAAATTTAATGGAACGTATAGTACCGCGAtcattcatacaaaatgatatgacTGATTCCTCTGTTGGGCCCTTAACTATCACACCAGTTGCCCCACCACTACGAACagcaaaaatctaaaaaagaaaattgtggCGTAGTATTTATCTTATACACTTGAAACGGTTTTATACCTGGCAATTTGAGTCGTCGAAAAATACATTTGTTAACTGGCTGGCTGCGTCGAATCGAATCGGACATTTGGACAATTCTATATAATGGCGTGTTTCCATTTTAGGTTAATAAagcacttttcgtaatttttattttcaataacaaaatattagttaaaatcTTAAAACAGAGAATTCACTAGatgtacaaatataaaaattttgtaatcaGCTGTAGTTAATTTGTTTATAGCCACTTTTCAGAGATGCCAGTctgaatagttttttttttattttttttatttaattttaagtgtTATTAGAAActaaatgtaatataaatagatatatacCTTTTTATATGccaaaaaataaatctttaattTACTATTTGTTTTTGAGATATATGTAATACTTTTGTATCTCTACATTTCCACTTACGTTTTCCTTGTTGAATGTATGTTAAccaacactgcatttacagctGTCACCTACAGCAGTGCTTTCAAGATATTCCTGGATAGGATTGGGCAACTCATAAATCCTATAGTAACTTATAAGGATTTACAAAACTGTTAATATACAAACCAATTTTGCATCAGTTTAAGTTGCGCTATCTTATTTCAAAATGGTAATTGGGTACGTATAAAAAAGTCAGTATGTCAGATCATTTATTTACGTAATGGCTTTTTAATCCGCATGTCCATCCCAATTATTGGAACCACTGCAGCTTTCTTGTTCGAGCCGGCATTGTCGTTGGTGCTGCATATTACTCAAAGAAGCTGGGAGTATGGGGTACGCCGGAAGAATCCGAAAAgctatacaataaaataaaagaaagtgcTCGACCCCACGCAAAAGAGCTGGAAAAGAAATTACCTTTTGAGGTTCCAGCATTACCTGAAAGCGGCGAAGCACGTTTCCTGGCGAAGCATTATTATAACGAAGGTGTTAAAAGCACGTTCCACtttattgaaatgttgccatGTTACACCGGGCAATTATTGCACAAAGCTAAggtggaatttcaaaaattctcgaCTCCCCCATCCCCTAGCGCTGAaaagtaaaaatgctatttaaaatattcgatGTTACAAAgtctatttataaaaaaaattatgcaagttaaataaaatgtcgcaataaaaatcaacagttaaactATCCAACTAGTAACATGCGAATAAGGAAATTGCCACAACAGATTGTACTCAGTTACTATAATTGAACGGATTTAGGCTGTGCAATGATAATTTCAACGACCTTGCCATTCTTCAATCTAAAACATGTACGAATTACGAAAAATACGAATCGATAATATTGTTAACACTACCGTTTAATTTCTATTCCACGAGTAAAACTGGCCTTTTTGTTAGAATATGCCAGCTCTAGTGGAAGAAGTAATATACAGCGAAGTACCATTATTGACAATACTGTGgtagttaaataataaaaaatgtttttattccatgtttacaaaatactattttttattgtgtaACTCTTACCATTTAAGGTTTAGTTTTCAGTTTCCAAATTGCATTTTTGCCACTTTTCAAATGATAATATAATGCGTTCgcttttttattacacaaaGATGATGTTCGTAAGTTGCTTAGCAATCGATTTACaatcttaataattttataaaataaaagtcgtgcaattttgtttttttcctttACTTTCTTTTTCAAAGGTGCAACCTTATATGTAAGTTCAGTAAGTAGTTAGTCATTAacttcttatatttaattactactATCATTGTTCAAAAGGTCATCTGCATTTCGATAAGATCGTGCTTCTTCTTgataataagttttttttattatgttattttttcagttaaaatagaaattaactGCAGTGCAAAATCTAATCGATGATTTTCAATTGTTGCTCCTGCATCGACAAGAATACACACGCACACTAATTCCTAAAACATCCgcttctataaaatatatgtatagcgGCGGTTGATAGAAAATGGCTGTGTTTGTTACTTTTGCTCCATTTTAGTTAACACCTTATTGcttctaatatatgtatattgttgtttCTGCTGCTGGTTTCATTGACTTCATCTCGGTTAGGTTGGTTGTATTTCTATTGTTAAAAGGCAGTAACGGTAGCCACACTTCAGGCCTTAGTCTCCACTGCCGGTGTGGACTCGACCTTCGATGCCGCGGCAGCCGCATCTGTACCAACGGCAGCAGCGCCAGCCTTCTTCTTAGCACCACCCTTACCCTTCTTACTTGGTTGTAAAGGTGTAGCGACAAGTTCCTGAAAGCACAAGGCACGATTAAATTTCAGCTTACAGGCAAAggcaaatttgtatttaattaccTTTAATTCTGGCTGAGCTATGCTATGCTCACTAGCATACAACTCTTCCGTGAAAGGAATGCCAGTAACCAAATTGACACCATTGGGCATAAGCAACACAGTATGCTTAAATTGCGCAACATATTCAGctgtaatagaaaaaaattatatttttacaaatctgACAAACATAACCTACAAATTCAAGCGTAAATAGTCAATGTATCAAATGCATTTGTATGCGTCCTTTAAGATGGAATTTCTATGCAGAGATAATGCCATCCACGAATAGGCCGCCACttaatatatgcaaaaatttataagctacaattaattaaaaatataattgtagcAACCACATTTCTGCAAAATTAGTgtaaaagaattttatatagattgttgcagtaataaattttgcataagGCACGCAATAAGtgctttaagaaaatttataactgtattttatCTTGCAAGGTGTCTGGCCGCGAGACGAAATTGAATTTCATTCGCGGAATTAATCCTTGCATGCAGAATATATATGAGAATATATGCCAAAACTTACATGGCTTTTCGTATAGAACTTGGAAAGGCTCAATCATCTTGTGGGATACGCATTCGACAACACCCATGCGCGCTTTTGTTTCTTCATCGAAGTGTCTAATATTGAAAGGCATATTTCCATACTTTGTTTTAACCTGAAATTTGGTAATAAAACGATTTTTTAGGAAATCTTGAATTctgaacaaatatttaaacatttaaaaaaatttttgttgtaaatatttacttattgtgAATATTTACAACATAAATTTCTTGTACTTACCTCCTGTAACAGCGCACGAGATGCCTTTAGTTTCAACATATAATTTTCATCTGTTTTCTTATATATTGAGACCTTTGTATCCTTTTCGCGaccctttaataaaaaaagaaatatttttttagcaatttccaTTAACAAAAACTAAATAGTTATTGCATAGTTGTCCTCAGATCTCATAATCTTACAATCTCCGAGCATCCGTCTACGATTCAGAACAAGTGCGCCAACTCGTATTAGCAAAACAGCTTATGAATTGGAAAATAATCAAAAGAAAATTCAAACGATTACTTTCACTTGCACTTCATCGACTGACTTCAAACTCTCAAGCGCGTTTTTTTAATCATTGGAAATGTAAAATACGAAATGTAATatgaatattacaaaataaactCACAATCCCTTCGCCGGTGCTCACTATTACATCGATAGCGTAAACTTCATGTGTCTCGAAAGTGCATTTCTCGTGCTCCTTGCGTTGACTTTCATTCGGATTTTGTATAATAGTTTTCTCACcatcaattttaaattgtttcaacTCATGACTAAGCATACCTTCAATGGGTTTGCATTTGTACGATTCGCTGACTTGTTGCACGGCATCAGTGATCGTATAATTCtgtgtagaaaaaaatttaattgttttcaatagtaaataatttttggaaaataataacggtataaaataataaatatttatgattatttgtacaaatgttagcagtaaaaaaagaaaagatcgTAGTAGCACAAACTTCTCTTGGTAtgactgtaaatatttttttatgcaagtGTTGAGACGTCCCTTTCATTGAACAACAAAGAGACAATCCGTTTGCTTGCAAGTTGTCCATTGatggaaatacatatttatatacaaccaTTGTTACAATATTGTCATACGAAACAGTTCGTGTTGGCAGTCGAAAAAAGAGCGAGTTTCAGTGTAGCAAACTTCTCATGGTGGACTGTAAACATTTCTTTATGCAAGTGTTGAGATGAACTCTTCCATTAAACATACAAGAATTAATCCGTTTACTTGCAATATGtttcattatatttatgtatttccatggatttattttaatgtttgacGATTAGTAGGGAGCAATGCATTAAACTGGCATTGCACCATTGTGGGTCGACAAATTTCCTTTAGCAAACAAATTGTCCGATTCTGCTAAAATAGCAAAACTGGGTTTATGATTTGTTtgcataatataaaaaattaccttttattttatataaaaaaaattatatataaaattaagcaaataaaatatgcaagacACTTACGCTATTTCCAGATTTCAATAACCGTAGTGCAGCCTGCACTGCCCAGTAAGCAGCTAAAACTACATCAGCTTGACGTCCAGTCACTTTTTTATCCTTTGATGCACCAATAACAACTGTATGTGCTGCTACGGCAATAAAACCATCAATATGTGCTCCAAGATCACTGTTAAAATATTAGGTCAGAGTATTTGTTATTCTCTAGTttcaaatatatgcaaatttgtaTTATCTAAAATATAACTTAAGAAATATCAAATTAACATACAGTTT containing:
- the LOC105211074 gene encoding proliferation-associated protein 2G4, which encodes MAEVEKEVPEKTIAEDLVVTKYKLAGEIVNKTLKAVIDVCVAEASVRDICTKGDNLIIDETSKVYKKEKDLKKGIAFPTCLSVNNCVCHFSPSKNDADYILKEGDVVKIDLGAHIDGFIAVAAHTVVIGASKDKKVTGRQADVVLAAYWAVQAALRLLKSGNSNYTITDAVQQVSESYKCKPIEGMLSHELKQFKIDGEKTIIQNPNESQRKEHEKCTFETHEVYAIDVIVSTGEGIGREKDTKVSIYKKTDENYMLKLKASRALLQEVKTKYGNMPFNIRHFDEETKARMGVVECVSHKMIEPFQVLYEKPSEYVAQFKHTVLLMPNGVNLVTGIPFTEELYASEHSIAQPELKELVATPLQPSKKGKGGAKKKAGAAAVGTDAAAAASKVESTPAVETKA
- the LOC105211072 gene encoding regulator of MON1-CCZ1 complex, whose amino-acid sequence is METRHYIELSKCPIRFDAASQLTNVFFDDSNCQIFAVRSGGATGVIVKGPTEESVISFCMNDRGTIRSIKFSPDNKILAVQRRENAVEFICFQGDQPLLQESIVHQVKALVYGFVWVHTREVAIISNSSIEIFTVLPEKRQLRGVKSLNIGIKWFAWCTVSNIALICSTDNNALVPILIKQRSITKLPKLEMANTNNEVQESKVTLGQVYGTMAVFLLQANTEGMMEVEVYLLNGPGLAPRKCHVLRLGHVGRFAINTVDNLIVVHHQASATSLLFDIALTGEQANGITYHTPITPGRSIRPFALKLPSLSPDGQTMQCELYSMHWVLFQPNIVIDAKLGCMWYLNLNVEQLCTLISDRIRLTEFLLQRTNGKQALLKMLHQMVDEQYKGTLLPVLETIFNKINKVYASWVQLELQTQTAQPSNVKTTVKLPPAPKVLIEQQDMFTYVFQPISEHANAETILILYLYSLNKHNIAAQEDLSKMIISELIRNRSFDTLRHLVSYSLLLESKPIACFLLSHSNVDAAISQIALDMLSKIEAHDIIIEVLLGQGKVLDALRLARNSMNSDTISARKFLEAAQKAKDALVFHSVFKYFQLRNLRQRGTMDFLKSEQCAEFVQYYSNLYPKELSA
- the LOC105211073 gene encoding MICOS complex subunit MIC13 homolog QIL1; the encoded protein is MVIGFLVRAGIVVGAAYYSKKLGVWGTPEESEKLYNKIKESARPHAKELEKKLPFEVPALPESGEARFLAKHYYNEGVKSTFHFIEMLPCYTGQLLHKAKVEFQKFSTPPSPSAEK